Genomic DNA from Hordeum vulgare subsp. vulgare chromosome 2H, MorexV3_pseudomolecules_assembly, whole genome shotgun sequence:
caaactttagggttAATTTtcatgacggacgaccagaaaccgtattcgctttattattagggaagatagaatatagatatagatatagaaaAAAAAGTATAGAGGTATAGATGTTAGGTAATCTTGCAGTTGCCAATTATGCCCCTATAATTCCTCACATTTTCTTAAGCTATTAATTCTAGATAAATCTCCGGACGTAATTTAATCATAGCCTTGCTGTACACGCTAGCTTGCAAATGGCATATTTCGTTCATTTAATTTCTTTTGCGGCACAAGTAGGACGGTTGGTTTCCTTACCTACCGACGTACTTATATACAGTATTTGTAATGGACCATGGCCAAGTAGTGGCTACCAAGCTTACCGCCGCTGCCACCGTGTTCATCATCAACACTTGCTGTGTGGTCACCACATTCATCATCAAATTAGCATAAACTCAGTCAATCTTATTGTCATTCGATAAGAAATTCTTCAGATACAAAGTGATTAAAGAAAAATAGGAATCCTGCTTATCGGAATATAGTATAGTACATCCTATCTTGACCAAGATCTTGAATAACTGTATTTCAAAATGGTAGGACACTCAGCAAACCAAGGTCCCATGATAGATGGGGAATACGGTCCTGCAGTTGCCAGTTATGCCGCTATAATTCTAAATAAATCTCCGGGCGTAATTTAATCATTGCCTTGCTGTACACGCTAGTTCGCAAATGGCATGTTTTGTTCATTTAATTTCTTTTGCAACACAAGTATGAGGGTTTGTTTCCTTACCTACCGACGTACTTatatatagtactccctccgtctcaaaataagtgtcttaagattaatacaaatttatactagagctagtacaaatttaaaacagttattttgggacggagggagtatttgcaaTCGACCATGGCCACGTAGTGGCTACCAAGCTTACCGCCGCCGCCATCGCGTTCATCATCAACACTTGCTGTGTGCTCACCACGTTCATCATAAAATTAGGATAAACTCAATCGATCTTATTTTCATTTGATAATCAATTCTTCAGATGCAAAGTGATTACAGAAAAATAGGAATCATGTTTATCGGAATATAGTATAATACATCCTATCATGACCAAGATCTTGAATACCTATATTTTAAAATGACAGCACACTCAGCAAACCCAGGCCTCGTGATAGATGGGGAATACCCTCTTCGAGCTAATCCCGTCGTCGGCAATAAAAATCCGGcggatccggccgccgccgccaccgatcGGGGACGGGCCGACGCGGGGACAGGAGGTTCTGTTTTTCCTCGTGCCTGCCTATATGGAGTGAGGTTGCAATATTTTGCTGTAACATTTTTTGCTTCAAGGCCTTCGATGGGATCATGCGCTGATCCAACGGATGTGGCTGGCTGCATCCAATGGTCCGAGCTGAACCGGCCATACCGTTGCACCGTTCCGCCTGTGTAGATGGCTGCCCTACATTTAACCAAGATAAATGTATCCCACACATAGACGCATCGAGAGAGGAACTAACTTtgagtatatatatatgtgtcagcCTGTCTATATTATCCTGCTAGCTTGCAAATAAAATTAGAATTCTACGccctccgttctaaaataagtgtcttaaacttagtactcccttcgtaaactaatataaaagcatttagatcattaaaatagtaatctaaacgcttttatattaatTTATAAAGGGAGTATAATTTTGTACCAGAGCTGGTGCAAAGTTAAGataattattttgggacagaggaagTACAACAAAACAGGGACATCTCAACTTCTACTGCAGTTTACAAGTGGGAtacgtttttgttttttgttttttgcggCATAAGCAGGATAGATAATGATGAAACATCTGCACTTGCACCACTCGCTCGTAGTACATGCCGAGTTGATTTCCTAACCTACCGACGTATTTATATACTTATATAATGTAATTGATCATGGCCACGTAGTCGCTACCAAGCTGCCACCGCGTTCATCATCAACACTTGCCTGCTGTGTGGTCACCACGTTCGCGGCCGGCAGCAGCTGGTTGACTCGCAAACGTGCGCTCCAAACGCCCGTAGAACACATGCATGCGATTTCTGCTGTAGATGACTATAAATACGCATGCGAAACAGCAAGTTTTCTTCATCCTATcttcctcgatccagcaagaggagaCGAGCACAGGAAGATGGCCAGGCTTGTCCTTGTCGCCGTACTGGTGGTGCTCGGTTCCGTGGCCTGCCAAGCATCCGGCTACGGCTACACCTATCCCAACCCCACTCCCATCATAACCGGTACTCCGCAGCCGAGCCCTTCCCCACCTCCACCGGCTACTCCCCCGCCCAGCCCTACCCCTACACCGGAATATCCCACCCCGACTTCCAGCGCGCCGGCAACGCCCCCATCAGTTTCTCCTCCGACCAGCTCTACCCCGCCACCACCGTCTACCCTTCCCCCGAGCCCTACTGCTACCCCGGTCTATCCCACCCCCACTCCCACCACTCCCGCGCCCCCACCGGCTTCTACTCCTGCCCCGCCTCCACCTGCCACCGGGCTCGAGGTCGGCTACTACGATGACAAGTGCCCTGACGCGGAGAACATCGTGTTGGATGCCGTGCACAACACCACCGCCGGCGTGAAGGCCGGGCTCATCCGCCTCTTCTTCCACGACTGCTTTGTCCGGGTACGTATATATACATAGTTATTTCATACGTAAATGAAGTTTGATAGATAATCCAGGATTGAGAAACTAATAATGCATGTTAtcgttgcatgcatgcatgcatgcgtgttACTCTACTTGGGCGTGGATTTCAGGGTTGCGATGCCTCTGTCCTGCTGAACAAGATCGCTGGCAAGCCGGAGCCCGAGAAGCTCGGTATCCCGAACCTGAGCCTGCGTGGCTTCGAAGTGATAGACGCGGCAAAGAAGAAGCTCGAGGAAAAATGTCCCGGTGTCGTCTCGTGCGCCGACATCGTCGCCTTCGCAGGCCGTGACGCTAGCAAGTTACTCAGCACCTACAAAATAAACTTCAACATGCCAGCCGGCCGCTACGATGGGTTCGTGTCCCTCAAAGACGAGACCCTCGCCAACCTGCCTCCACCCTTCGCCAACCTCGACACACTCACACAAATGTTCGCCAACAAGACACTCAGCCAAACCGACATGGTCGTGCTCTCGGGCGCGCACAGCATCGGCCGCTCGCACTGCTCCTCCTTCAGCAACCGTCTCCAG
This window encodes:
- the LOC123429621 gene encoding peroxidase 2-like codes for the protein MARLVLVAVLVVLGSVACQASGYGYTYPNPTPIITGTPQPSPSPPPPATPPPSPTPTPEYPTPTSSAPATPPSVSPPTSSTPPPPSTLPPSPTATPVYPTPTPTTPAPPPASTPAPPPPATGLEVGYYDDKCPDAENIVLDAVHNTTAGVKAGLIRLFFHDCFVRGCDASVLLNKIAGKPEPEKLGIPNLSLRGFEVIDAAKKKLEEKCPGVVSCADIVAFAGRDASKLLSTYKINFNMPAGRYDGFVSLKDETLANLPPPFANLDTLTQMFANKTLSQTDMVVLSGAHSIGRSHCSSFSNRLQPSANDNSNTSMDATFAGKLTQDCTAGSDPMVPQDYKTVDVLDSQYYRNVIDRKVLFTSDAALMTSLQTKSLVQEYTKWLIGDLKWYKHFGDAMVKMGNIEVKDSTKGEIRKMCGLVN